One Psychrobacillus glaciei genomic region harbors:
- a CDS encoding acyltransferase — protein sequence MRKTERYPVSGANSLWHVYDTVPFWKVIKNFIFIQAARYSPFLSWKNFFYRVFLKMKIGEETSFALMVMVDVMFPERIKVGNNSIIGYNTTILAHEYLIDEYRIGDVIIGDRVLIGANTTILPGVTIGNDAIVSAATLIHRDVPEGCFVGGNPMRVIYTKEEMLERTK from the coding sequence ATGAGAAAAACAGAGAGGTATCCTGTTAGTGGGGCAAATTCCCTTTGGCATGTATATGATACAGTTCCTTTTTGGAAAGTAATAAAGAATTTTATATTCATACAAGCAGCGAGATACTCACCATTTTTAAGTTGGAAGAACTTTTTCTACCGAGTATTTTTGAAAATGAAAATTGGAGAAGAGACATCTTTTGCGTTAATGGTAATGGTAGATGTAATGTTCCCAGAGCGTATTAAAGTCGGTAACAACTCGATAATTGGTTATAATACGACGATATTGGCACATGAGTATTTAATTGACGAGTATCGAATTGGAGATGTAATTATAGGAGATCGAGTGTTAATCGGTGCCAATACTACTATTCTTCCCGGAGTAACAATCGGTAATGATGCCATAGTTTCTGCAGCAACGCTCATACACCGTGATGTTCCTGAAGGTTGCTTTGTCGGTGGAAACCCCATGCGGGTGATCTATACGAAAGAAGAAATGTTAGAGCGAACTAAATAA
- the ppaX gene encoding pyrophosphatase PpaX, whose product MKREPYTAILFDLDGTLLNTNELIIETFLHVLGEGFPGKYDRESVLPFLGPTLVESFNTVDPALTGSLIEAYRTWNMNMHDQMVVPFDGVVDTLYKLKEQGYKLAVVSTKRRDMIDRGIQLMECGNLFDTIVGLDDVKNAKPDPEPIELALTRLGVEKEHALMIGDNLHDIVGGQRAGVDTAAVAWSMKGEAFLATFLPTYMIHHISEVITIAKGQPV is encoded by the coding sequence ATGAAAAGAGAACCTTATACTGCTATATTGTTTGATTTAGATGGGACACTATTAAATACAAATGAATTAATTATCGAAACCTTTTTACATGTTTTGGGAGAAGGATTTCCTGGGAAATATGACAGAGAAAGCGTACTGCCCTTTTTAGGACCTACTTTAGTAGAGTCATTCAATACAGTTGATCCTGCTCTAACAGGTTCATTAATAGAGGCATATCGCACTTGGAATATGAACATGCATGATCAAATGGTGGTTCCTTTCGATGGGGTTGTAGATACTTTATACAAACTAAAAGAGCAAGGGTACAAATTAGCGGTCGTTTCGACAAAAAGAAGAGATATGATTGATAGAGGCATTCAGCTAATGGAATGCGGAAATCTTTTCGACACAATTGTGGGCTTGGATGATGTAAAAAATGCTAAGCCAGATCCAGAGCCAATTGAGTTAGCATTAACAAGACTTGGTGTCGAAAAAGAGCATGCATTAATGATTGGTGACAATTTACATGATATTGTTGGCGGTCAACGGGCTGGAGTAGATACTGCTGCTGTCGCATGGTCCATGAAAGGGGAAGCGTTTCTAGCTACCTTCCTTCCGACCTATATGATTCATCATATAAGTGAAGTGATTACTATAGCAAAAGGTCAACCGGTATGA
- a CDS encoding nucleoside recognition domain-containing protein: protein MGIIKRGLFAGLKTTWALSKIIFPITLIVVILQYTPVLPWIIQFITPFMELIGLRGEAAIPLVLGNGLNLYAAIAGILSMDLTVKEVFILATMLSFSHNIFIETGVALRVGVKLWIVLVVRFGLAILSAIIINLVWHGGGEMAKYGVATATQHIPNGWGEIVYLGLQKATFGVLHLAVIVIPLMVIIQYLKEKNYLQKFSKAIGPFTKIIGLKPNASLTLVAGLITGLAIGAGVMIQAVREDGVSKKDATIAFIFLVACHAVIEDTLIFIPLGIPILPLFLIRILTAFILTIIVAFIWNKAHQTKQEDVVTS, encoded by the coding sequence TTGGGCATTATAAAAAGGGGATTGTTTGCTGGTTTAAAAACGACGTGGGCGTTAAGTAAAATCATATTTCCTATAACGTTAATTGTTGTCATTTTACAATATACACCTGTTCTGCCTTGGATCATTCAGTTCATAACTCCTTTTATGGAGTTAATAGGTCTGCGTGGGGAAGCAGCAATTCCGTTAGTTCTAGGAAATGGACTGAATTTATATGCGGCAATTGCAGGAATACTTTCCATGGATCTTACGGTAAAAGAAGTATTTATATTAGCGACAATGCTTTCTTTTTCTCATAATATTTTTATCGAAACAGGAGTTGCTCTTCGTGTGGGGGTTAAACTTTGGATAGTGTTGGTCGTACGATTTGGCTTAGCTATTCTTTCTGCCATTATTATTAATTTAGTTTGGCATGGTGGGGGAGAAATGGCTAAATATGGAGTAGCAACGGCGACTCAGCATATACCAAATGGATGGGGAGAGATTGTGTACCTTGGCTTACAAAAAGCAACTTTTGGTGTTTTACACTTGGCTGTTATAGTTATCCCTTTAATGGTTATCATTCAATATTTAAAAGAAAAGAATTATTTGCAAAAATTTTCAAAAGCGATTGGTCCTTTTACTAAAATAATTGGATTGAAGCCAAATGCATCCTTAACGTTAGTTGCAGGACTTATCACAGGGTTAGCTATTGGGGCTGGTGTAATGATACAAGCTGTTAGAGAAGATGGAGTAAGTAAAAAAGATGCAACGATCGCTTTTATCTTCTTAGTTGCATGTCATGCAGTAATAGAAGATACACTAATCTTTATTCCATTAGGAATACCTATTTTGCCATTATTTTTAATCAGGATATTAACTGCATTTATTTTGACGATTATTGTCGCCTTTATTTGGAATAAGGCACATCAGACAAAACAAGAGGACGTGGTTACTTCATGA
- the lgt gene encoding prolipoprotein diacylglyceryl transferase produces the protein MNLLQAINPVAFSLGPIEVRWYGIIIACGIILAFTVAQREMVKRGFHQEYLTDLLIWGVPLAIIGARIYYVIFKWDFYSQNPEKIIQIWHGGIAIHGALIASFLTAYFFTRKRGTSFWKLMDIMAPSLLIGQAVGRWGNFMNQEAHGGEVTRTFLENLKLPNWIIEQMHIEGIYYHPTFLYESVWNIIGVIILILLRKVNLLRGEMFLFYLTWYSVGRFFIEGMRTDSLYLVGELRTAQVVSLLAIAISIILFIYRRLTIKPAVRYLDK, from the coding sequence ATGAATTTATTACAAGCAATTAATCCAGTGGCTTTTTCGCTTGGACCAATAGAAGTTAGATGGTATGGAATAATTATTGCATGTGGCATTATATTAGCTTTTACAGTGGCACAACGGGAAATGGTAAAGCGAGGGTTCCATCAAGAATATTTAACAGATTTACTTATTTGGGGAGTGCCTTTAGCAATTATAGGTGCAAGAATATATTACGTTATATTTAAATGGGATTTCTATAGCCAGAATCCAGAAAAGATTATTCAAATATGGCATGGTGGAATTGCAATACATGGTGCATTAATTGCATCTTTCTTAACGGCTTATTTCTTTACCCGAAAAAGAGGTACTTCTTTTTGGAAACTAATGGATATAATGGCGCCTAGTTTGTTAATTGGCCAAGCAGTGGGGCGTTGGGGGAACTTCATGAACCAAGAGGCACATGGTGGAGAAGTGACTAGAACTTTTTTAGAAAACTTGAAGCTACCGAATTGGATTATCGAGCAAATGCATATTGAAGGAATATATTATCATCCAACATTTTTATATGAATCAGTATGGAATATTATTGGAGTCATTATATTAATTTTACTTCGTAAAGTAAACTTACTTAGAGGCGAGATGTTCTTGTTCTATTTAACATGGTACTCTGTAGGGCGATTCTTTATAGAAGGAATGCGTACAGATAGCCTGTATTTAGTAGGGGAATTAAGAACCGCTCAAGTAGTTTCGTTACTTGCGATTGCAATTTCAATTATTCTATTTATATATAGAAGATTAACGATCAAACCTGCAGTGCGTTATCTAGATAAGTAA
- the hprK gene encoding HPr(Ser) kinase/phosphatase, with product MPHVTTKDVKEMFKLTLVSGEEGVGRHIAMSDISRPGIEMAGYFMHYPSNRIQLLGKTEVSFFQLLKPKEKEERMRKLCAPDTPVIIISHGMEVPEELIVASNKNSVPVLTTNMPTTRFSSKLTNFLESRLAPTTAVHGVLVDIYGVGVLITGKSGVGKSETALELVKRGHRLVADDCVEIRQEGEDTLVGSAPKLIEHLLEIRGLGIIDIMTLFGASAIRSYKRITLVIELELWDAEKTYDRLGLEEEKMEIIDAAITKLTIPVRPGRNLSVIIEVAAMNHRLKRMGMNAAEDFAKRLDDVISQNGENEY from the coding sequence CGGCATATTGCAATGAGTGATATTTCTCGACCAGGGATTGAAATGGCAGGTTACTTCATGCATTACCCATCCAATCGCATTCAACTTTTAGGGAAAACAGAAGTTTCCTTTTTTCAGCTATTAAAACCAAAAGAAAAAGAAGAACGAATGAGAAAATTATGCGCACCAGATACACCAGTCATTATTATTTCGCACGGAATGGAAGTTCCAGAAGAATTAATTGTCGCTTCCAATAAAAATTCAGTTCCCGTATTAACGACTAATATGCCAACTACAAGATTCTCAAGTAAGCTTACCAATTTTTTAGAAAGTCGATTAGCTCCAACAACAGCTGTTCACGGAGTATTGGTGGATATATACGGGGTAGGTGTATTAATCACTGGGAAAAGTGGTGTTGGGAAAAGTGAAACCGCACTAGAGCTAGTAAAAAGGGGTCATCGTTTAGTAGCAGATGACTGTGTAGAGATTAGACAAGAAGGTGAAGACACACTTGTCGGAAGTGCTCCAAAGTTAATTGAGCATCTTCTTGAAATTCGTGGGTTAGGTATTATCGATATCATGACTTTATTTGGAGCTAGTGCAATTCGTAGTTATAAGCGGATCACACTAGTAATTGAATTAGAATTATGGGATGCAGAGAAAACATATGATCGGCTTGGGCTGGAAGAAGAAAAAATGGAGATAATAGATGCAGCTATCACAAAACTTACAATCCCAGTACGGCCAGGGAGAAACTTGTCTGTAATTATTGAAGTAGCAGCAATGAATCATCGGTTAAAGCGAATGGGTATGAATGCTGCAGAGGACTTTGCAAAGCGTTTAGACGATGTGATAAGCCAAAATGGAGAAAATGAATATTAA